From one Malus sylvestris chromosome 1, drMalSylv7.2, whole genome shotgun sequence genomic stretch:
- the LOC126633429 gene encoding UDP-glycosyltransferase 76F1-like, translating into MEQSKGRRVILFPLPFQGHINPMLELANILHSKGFSIAILHTNFNSLNPLTRNPYFTYHSIPVDLTETEVSFKDFTVLLSILNAKCVEPFRECLSGLLSDDVNSEDPIACLISDPLFNFTRSVAESFKLPRIMLRTGGAASFAVYAAFPLLKEKGYLPISDSRLEEPVTELSPIKVKDLPMMPNCDPEDFYQLITNMANEPKASHGLIFNTFEDLEGQALATIRQEYYPNIPVFSLGPFHKCGPTTSSSSTSLLSQDQSCILWLNTQAPKSVAYVSFGSVAKIDHAQFLEIAWGLANSGQPFLWVVRHGLVQESDLHDQVLPNGFLEALNERAYVVKWAPQKEVLAHPAVGAFWTHCGWNSTLESICEGVPMICTPCFSDQMVDARFVSDVWKVGLQLEHGIERGEVERTIRRLMVEKEGEEIEERALKLMEKANLSLKEGGSSYQSLDGLVNHILSL; encoded by the exons ATGGAGCAAAGCAAAGGCAGGAGAGTCATCCTCTTCCCACTGCCCTTCCAAGGGCACATAAACCCTATGCTAGAACTGGCCAACATTCTGCATTCCAAAGGCTTCTCCATAGCCATCCTCCACACCAACTTCAACTCCCTCAATCCTTTAACCCGAAACCCATACTTCACCTACCATTCAATCCCTGTTGACTTGACAGAAACCGAGGTCTCATTCAAGGATTTCACCGTTCTTCTTTCTATTCTAAATGCTAAATGTGTTGAGCCTTTCAGAGAATGCTTGTCCGGGTTGTTATCCGACGACGTTAATTCGGAGGACCCCATTGCATGCTTGATCTCGGATCCTCTCTTCAACTTCACTCGATCGGTTGCGGAAAGCTTTAAGCTGCCGAGGATCATGTTAAGAACAGGGGGTGCAGCTTCCTTCGCTGTTTATGCTGCATTTCCACTTCTCAAGGAAAAGGGTTACCTACCAATATCAG ATTCTCGACTAGAAGAGCCAGTGACGGAGCTTTCGCCTATCAAAGTTAAAGATCTACCAATGATGCCCAATTGCGACCCTGAAGATTTCTATCAACTGATAACCAACATGGCAAATGAACCCAAGGCTTCTCATGGACTCATCTTCAATACGTTTGAAGATCTTGAGGGACAAGCACTTGCCACAATTCGCCAAGAATATTACCCCAATATTCCAGTTTTCTCACTAGGTCCATTTCACAAGTGCGGCCCTAcaacctcttcttcttcaactaGCTTACTATCACAAGACCAAAGTTGCATTTTATGGCTAAACACTCAAGCGCCAAAATCTGTTGCTTATGTTAGCTTTGGGAGTGTTGCAAAGATAGATCACGCTCAATTTTTGGAGATTGCTTGGGGGTTAGCCAACAGTGGCCAACCTTTTTTGTGGGTGGTTCGACACGGATTAGTTCAAGAGTCAGACTTGCATGATCAAGTGTTGCCAAATGGATTTCTAGAAGCGTTGAACGAAAGAGCCTATGTTGTGAAATGGGCTCCACAAAAAGAAGTGTTGGCCCACCCAGCAGTTGGAGCCTTTTGGACTCATTGTGGTTGGAATTCTACATTGGAGAGCATTTGTGAAGGCGTACCTATGATTTGTACGCCATGTTTCAGTGATCAAATGGTGGATGCAAGATTTGTGAGCGATGTTTGGAAGGTAGGGTTGCAGTTGGAGCATGGGATTGAGAGAGGTGAGGTTGAAAGAACAATTAGAAGACTGATGGTTGAGAAAGAAGGGGAAGAGATCGAAGAGAGAGCCTTAAAGTTGATGGAAAAGGCAAATCTTTCCCTCAAAGAAGGTGGCTCTTCGTACCAATCTTTAGATGGCTTGGTTAATCATATTTTATCCTTATAA